In the Malaclemys terrapin pileata isolate rMalTer1 chromosome 12, rMalTer1.hap1, whole genome shotgun sequence genome, one interval contains:
- the LOC128846431 gene encoding BPTI/Kunitz domain-containing protein-like, whose protein sequence is MKSGHLLLGLLALWADLTPASGQLRQGNAICNLPADPGPCFAYMPRYFYNSATKRCEEFIYGGCQGNANRFPSMDECLKTCGSSGDICRLPPEKGPCKGQIPRFFYNPASRTCERFIYGGCRGNGNNFRTLLECQQACRKRGPTRERPGRARA, encoded by the exons ATGAAATCAGGccacctcctcctggggctcctcGCCCTCTGGGCTGACCTGACACCTGCCTCTGGGCAGCTCCGTCAAG GTAACGCCATCTGCAATCTCCCTGCGGACCCCGGCCCATGTTTTGCCTACATGCCCAGATACTTCTACAACTCGGCCACCAAGAGGTGCGAGGAGTTCATTTACGGCGGCTGCCAGGGCAATGCAAACAGGTTTCCCAGTATGGACGAATGTCTCAAAACCTGTGGAAGCTCAG GTGACATTTGCCGACTCCCGCCTGAGAAGGGCCCTTGCAAGGGACAGATCCCGCGCTTCTTCTACAACCCGGCCTCCAGGACGTGCGAAAGGTTCATCTACGGCGGCTGCCGGGGCAATGGGAACAACTTTAGAACTCTCCTGGAGTGCCAGCAGGCCTGCAGGAAACGCG
- the LOC128846433 gene encoding kunitz-type serine protease inhibitor B1-like: MKSGLLLLGLLTLWADLTPASGQLRQANAICNLPADPGPCEAYMTRYFYNSATKRCEEFIYGGCQGNANRFPSMDECLKTCGSSGDICQLPPETGPCKGQIPRFFYNPASRTCESFIYGGCRGNGNNFRTLLECQQACRKRGPTRARPGRARA; encoded by the exons ATGAAATCAGGcctcctcctcctggggctcctcaccctctggGCTGACCTGACACCTGCCTCTGGGCAGCTCCGTCAAG CTAACGCCATCTGCAATCTCCCTGCGGACCCCGGCCCATGTGAGGCCTACATGACCCGCTACTTCTACAACTCGGCCACCAAGAGGTGCGAGGAGTTCATTTACGGCGGCTGCCAGGGCAATGCAAACAGGTTTCCCAGTATGGACGAATGTCTCAAGACCTGTGGAAGCTCAG GTGACATTTGCCAACTCCCGCCTGAGACGGGCCCTTGCAAGGGACAGATCCCGCGCTTCTTCTACAACCCGGCCTCCAGGACGTGCGAAAGCTTCATCTACGGCGGCTGCCGGGGCAACGGGAACAACTTTAGAACTCTCCTGGAGTGCCAGCAGGCCTGCAGGAAACGCG GGCCGACCAGAGCGAGACCGGGAAGAGCCAGAGCGTGA